One segment of Manduca sexta isolate Smith_Timp_Sample1 chromosome 27, JHU_Msex_v1.0, whole genome shotgun sequence DNA contains the following:
- the LOC115451086 gene encoding locomotion-related protein Hikaru genki, with product MISNVLYQMSQPQDKNLDIKRFRSDFSKISEVKFPGLIGPLNERLICKIKCIDGNWVGPLCSSTPDGRFQPILRECLYRQVQPLLAISFKNSSIEKETNFPHASVVTARCKHFGLYKIKGENTIRCENGEWTPKWPECVPTSVITNFTGDAPPTITYTVVSGSAVVEPSGDLYVHVDTTLRLDCMTLKSLGTPEWTWTQGMDQHIAAWSTDEGEKDTHFRLTLSKMSARHSDTYTCTSPGGHTNTVVIKVVTTVCPPIMSSSPRLRQFAQGTKLGHSAHFSCQPGYHISGSALLTCMGNGRWSGEPPTCVETSCPTLKSLGQHLNVVEYNSSFGGRAVFQCAWGYRLVGVPGLECEHDGKWSGEVPVCIPIYCPDPLVSEHGRLLTEPSSKHGKYTVGDLMIYACEEGYQMVGESSIVCTENGFWSHPPPFCLPPSEIRKTDTIYVENTTLVYFDE from the exons ATGATTTCAAATGTTCTTTACCAGATGTCACAACCTCAGGATAAGAATCTTGATATAAAGCGGTTTCGATCCGATTTCTCCAAAATATCAGAG GTGAAATTTCCTGGACTGATTGGGCCGCTAAACGAGCGGCTGATATGCAAAATCAAATGCATCGATGGGAACTGGGTGGGGCCTTTGTGTTCCAGCACCCCAG atGGGAGATTCCAGCCGATATTGCGTGAATGTTTATATCGACAAGTTCAACCTCTACTTGCGATATCTTTTAAAAATTCCTCAATTGAA aaaGAAACAAACTTCCCTCATGCATCAGTAGTGACTGCCAGATGCAAACATTTCGgtctttacaaaataaaaggaGAAAACACTATTAGATGCGAGAATGGAGAGTGGACTCCGAAATGGCCTGAATGTGTGCCGACCTCAGTTATAACTAATTTCACAG gagACGCGCCGCCAACAATAACGTACACAGTCGTAAGTGGTTCAGCTGTTGTAGAACCATCTGGTGACTTATATGTGCACGTAGACACCACTCTTCGCCTCGATTGCATGACTCTGAAGTCCCTCGGGACCCCTGAATGGACCTGGACTCAAGGCATGGACCAGCATATCGCAG CCtggtcgactgacgagggagaGAAAGACACGCACTTCCGCCTGACGCTGTCGAAGATGTCCGCGCGGCACAGCGACACGTACACTTGCACCTCGCCTGGGGGTCACACCAACACTGTCGTTATTAAAGTTGTTA CGACAGTTTGCCCACCAATCATGTCGTCATCACCTCGACTTCGCCAGTTCGCTCAGGGCACGAAGCTGGGCCACTCGGCACACTTCAGCTGCCAGCCCGGATACCACATCAGCGGCTCGGCCTTGCTCACTTGTATGGGGAATG GTCGCTGGTCCGGTGAGCCCCCTACCTGCGTTGAGACTTCTTGCCCCACACTAAAGTCGTTAGGGCAGCACCTCAACGTGGTTGAATATAATTCTTCGTTCGGCGGGCGGGCGGTGTTCCAGTGTGCATGGGGCTATAGGCTCGTGGGTGTTCCGGGCTTAGAATGTGAACACGATGGCAAATGGTCCGGCGAAGTACCTGTTTGCATCC CAATCTACTGTCCCGACCCGCTGGTATCAGAACACGGGCGACTACTCACCGAACCATCCTCTAAACATGGCAAGTACACAGTGGGGGACCTCATGATCTACGCGTGCGAGGAGGGCTACCAGATGGTCGGAGAGTCTTCTATAGTGTGCACTGAGAATGGCTTCTGGTCTCACCCCCCACCTTTCTGTCTACCTCCGTCGGAAATCAGAAAAACTGATACTATTTATGTAGAAAATACCACCCTGGTGTATTTCGACGAGTAG
- the LOC115451084 gene encoding heparanase-like, whose product MMSNKRLVATCAIAFCCNVALLVLFVKYNGGTRYHINIDKHQEVKIFIPDNFLSIGIDTSEIQDYDKIDFKKQRLRDLASALAPARLRLGGTMSERLIFSKNDATVSCDVCVKNSSTSSVCSSVNILCKQKFLPFFIMTGDKWTQINEFCEKCNLTLLFTFNALLRDQHGWNEKNAKELLEYSKHKHFKIDWQLGNEPNSFQHVFGTTIKPHALGHDFEKLRKLLNHNGYKHSLLVGPDTTRPQPSCHNCLQYMLEFLGNASHHINVRSWHQYYLNSRTAKLEDFWNPDTFDLLKEQIETMKNHTMKYNKIPMWLTETSSSYGGGAPGLSNSYAGSPLWIDKLGLSATYNITTVIRQSLIGGNYSLLDDELEPLPDWWLSVLYKRLVGNEVLKVTSDCTRSQRLYAHCTNKKYMKGAVTLFAINLKMAKVRFLLNGTALHGKNLHIDEYIISTPSNNRRSKTVLLNGWPLYYESSLPNLQPRHLKYGRDIAMPPYSIGFWVIKNTTIKACQ is encoded by the coding sequence atgatGTCTAATAAGCGACTGGTTGCGACGTGCGCCATAGCTTTTTGCTGCAATGTGGCTTTACTAGTTCTGTTCGTGAAATATAATGGTGGCACAAGATATCACATCAATATCGACAAACACCAAGAGGTAAAAATTTTTATTCCCGATAATTTTCTGAGTATCGGCATTGACACTTCTGAAATTCAAGACTATgacaaaatagattttaagaAGCAACGGCTTAGAGATCTGGCGAGTGCACTGGCCCCCGCACGACTTCGTCTAGGGGGTACCATGTCTGAGCGACttattttcagtaaaaatgATGCTACTGTTTCTTGCGACGTTTGCGTCAAAAATTCTTCCACAAGCTCTGTATGTTCATCCGTAAACATACTTTGTAAGCAGAAATTcttacctttttttattatgactgGAGATAAATGGACACAAATAAACGAATTTTgtgaaaaatgtaatttaacatTGCTCTTCACCTTTAATGCATTGCTTCGCGATCAACATGGTTGGAATGAAAAAAACGCTAAAGAACTTTTGGAATATTccaaacataaacattttaaaatcgattgGCAGCTGGGTAATGAGCCCAATTCGTTCCAACATGTATTTGGCACTACAATTAAACCGCATGCTCTGGGACATGATTTTGAAAAGTTACGAAAACTTCTTAACCACAATGGATATAAGCACTCTCTACTGGTTGGCCCAGATACAACTCGTCCTCAGCCATCATGTCACAATTGTCTTCAATATATGCTGGAGTTTTTGGGAAATGCTTCTCACCATATAAATGTGAGATCTTGGCATCAATACTATCTTAATAGTAGAACAGCTAAGTTGGAGGACTTTTGGAATCCAGATACATTTGATCTGTTGAAAGAGCAAATAGAGACTATGAAGAATCATACtatgaaatacaataaaatacctatgTGGTTAACAGAGACTAGCAGCTCATACGGAGGTGGTGCTCCAGGATTGTCAAACTCTTATGCAGGAAGTCCTCTCTGGATTGACAAATTAGGCCTTTCAGCTACATACAATATCACAACTGTTATAAGACAAAGTTTGATTGGTGGCAACTATAGCTTGCTTGATGATGAACTAGAACCCCTGCCAGATTGGTGGTTGAGTGTTTTGTACAAAAGGCTTGTAGGAAATGAAGTATTAAAGGTTACCAGTGATTGTACCCGCTCCCAGAGGTTGTATGCCCAttgcacaaataaaaaatacatgaaagGAGCTGTAACTTTATTTGCTATCAATCTAAAAATGGCTAAAGTACGGTTTCTTCTTAATGGCACTGCTTTGCATGGAAAAAACTTGCATATTGATGAGTACATAATAAGCACTCCATCGAACAATAGAAGATCAAAAACTGTTTTGTTAAATGGTTGGCCATTATATTATGAATCATCATTACCTAATTTACAACCTAGACATCTGAAATATGGACGGGACATTGCAATGCCTCCTTACTCAATTGGCTTTTGGGTTATAAAAAACACTACTATAAAGGCATGCCAGTAA